One part of the Mariniflexile litorale genome encodes these proteins:
- a CDS encoding glycan-binding surface protein, with translation MKINILNKNYWKTIPFLGLMVVSMLFTACENNESVGGGEIIISKVYLEDVNSSVQDREVTFARLGQLLRIEGSGFTGLKKVYINGLSTYFNPVYISKNSMLISVSGETPIVEATEDVRNTIRFVNDNHEALISFEIRSSAPTITNISNTLPLPGETVTVYGTGLTEVRKVTFPGNIEVTTGITDGDEGKSFTVVVPNGVSPDGGSLFIECSNGGAYSPAYFNFKKGLLLNFDGTGSHGFWGASTSMIQDVDLESASIGAENVSQGKYVAHRPARITSFAAATNRDSEVWTGGGDWRALLTSYIPATTPLGEVALQFDIYVPTAWKNSGFLKVCLINNFNGGEWAGGVYNYVPWLVDGKVVPFQTAGWTTVTIPLNKFYRFADADYTFEDVLAFREAATYSNFGLFFENSDIKLKDVTGVDSDIEFPSATTSVNVYTDNWRIVSLKTPTFSDFPE, from the coding sequence ATGAAAATAAATATATTAAATAAAAATTATTGGAAAACCATTCCATTTCTAGGGCTGATGGTTGTTTCAATGTTGTTTACCGCTTGTGAGAATAATGAATCTGTAGGTGGCGGCGAAATAATTATAAGCAAAGTTTACTTGGAAGATGTCAATTCATCCGTACAAGACAGAGAAGTTACATTTGCCCGCTTAGGACAATTGTTACGTATTGAAGGATCCGGTTTTACTGGGCTAAAAAAAGTATATATAAATGGCCTTTCAACTTATTTCAATCCTGTTTACATATCAAAAAATTCAATGTTAATTAGCGTATCTGGAGAAACACCTATTGTAGAAGCTACAGAAGATGTTCGCAATACCATACGTTTTGTAAACGACAATCACGAAGCGTTAATTTCATTTGAAATTCGTTCATCGGCACCAACAATAACTAATATTTCTAATACTTTACCCTTACCTGGAGAAACAGTTACCGTGTATGGCACGGGTTTAACAGAGGTTCGTAAAGTTACTTTTCCTGGTAATATTGAAGTAACCACTGGTATCACCGATGGTGATGAAGGTAAATCTTTTACTGTTGTAGTTCCCAACGGTGTTTCTCCAGATGGAGGCTCCTTATTTATTGAATGTTCTAATGGTGGTGCTTATTCGCCCGCTTATTTCAACTTTAAAAAAGGTCTTTTATTAAATTTTGATGGAACTGGATCTCATGGTTTTTGGGGGGCTTCAACTAGTATGATTCAGGATGTAGATTTAGAATCTGCTTCAATTGGTGCTGAAAATGTTTCTCAAGGAAAATATGTAGCACATAGACCAGCTCGTATCACTTCATTTGCTGCTGCAACCAATCGCGATTCTGAGGTATGGACCGGTGGTGGTGATTGGAGAGCATTATTAACGTCTTACATCCCAGCAACAACTCCTCTAGGAGAGGTCGCTTTACAATTCGATATTTATGTACCAACCGCTTGGAAAAACTCAGGTTTCTTAAAAGTTTGTTTAATAAATAATTTTAATGGTGGCGAATGGGCTGGAGGTGTTTATAATTATGTGCCTTGGTTAGTTGATGGTAAAGTTGTGCCATTTCAAACTGCAGGTTGGACAACGGTAACCATTCCTTTAAATAAATTTTACAGATTTGCAGATGCAGACTATACTTTTGAAGATGTATTGGCTTTTAGAGAAGCCGCTACTTATAGTAACTTTGGTTTGTTCTTTGAAAACTCAGACATTAAATTAAAAGATGTAACAGGAGTAGATTCTGATATAGAATTTCCTTCGGCTACAACTTCGGTAAATGTATATACTGATAACTGGAGAATTGTTTCTTTAAAAACTCCAACTTTTAGTGATTTTCCTGAATAA
- a CDS encoding endo-1,4-beta-xylanase, protein MKHKKILPIIILSSLIFSSCDDQVMEWQKDPEHGDVTTAELPLPLAEKISRYESLNTYTDFILGNGVGLNLYMENEAYRNLVNTNFDEVTAGYDMKHGPMVNSQGALQFAKVDAFIAKTKEAGLSVFGHTLIWHTNQNASYLNSLIAPTVIPASSGSNSLDLTGLKDGSFSGWTRDNLGAGITIVDGAGLSSSAKALKMISSASSSVAYSLQLTSPDIPVVIGHNYEISFFIKSDQTGKGRLSFSGLSNNYPYKDWYSTGGAWTEAFATNSQWQQVKITVNDFTGTTFKLNFDLGYLPNVTYYIDVDNIKVIDKDAAPVVVNMIANSKFDSDINGWSKQNGASNALSLATSAEAYEGNGAMKVITDAANSGATSQWKTQIHSDFTANLTAGKEYTISYFIKSEVTGSVRCSTTGTARYQGDQATSPTWKLIEWKFTADGGETGLNFDLGGMVGTYYVDNVVVTTGAIAGGSGPTIIEKTATEKKAIIEASMTDWISKMVGHYKTDVHAWDVVNEPMKEGGSLRDGNVTDLATDEFYWVKYLGQDYAVKAFKLARQYGNPTDKLFINDYNLEYNLAKCDGLITYVQYIESQGATVDGIGTQMHLSLNSDRDKIVQMFQKLAATGKLIKISELDIRLGTKSPTPAQLASQAEMYQYVIDMYKKYTPENQQYGITIWGVSDNANEHEYWLPDESPNVWDANYNRKHAYKGVADGLAGRDISAEFTGELILNK, encoded by the coding sequence ATGAAACACAAAAAAATATTACCTATAATAATTCTTTCTTCATTAATCTTTTCGTCGTGTGATGATCAGGTTATGGAATGGCAAAAAGACCCTGAACACGGCGATGTAACTACAGCTGAATTACCCTTACCTCTAGCTGAAAAAATTTCTAGATATGAAAGTTTAAATACTTATACAGATTTTATTCTAGGAAATGGAGTAGGGCTTAATTTATATATGGAAAATGAAGCTTATCGCAATCTTGTAAATACTAACTTTGATGAAGTTACTGCGGGTTATGATATGAAACACGGACCAATGGTGAATTCACAAGGTGCTTTACAATTCGCAAAAGTTGACGCTTTTATAGCTAAAACAAAAGAGGCAGGGTTAAGTGTATTTGGCCATACGCTAATATGGCATACAAACCAGAATGCAAGCTACTTAAATAGCCTTATTGCACCTACAGTAATACCAGCTTCTAGTGGAAGCAATTCGTTAGACCTAACTGGTTTAAAAGACGGTTCTTTTAGTGGTTGGACAAGAGACAATCTCGGTGCCGGTATTACTATAGTTGATGGTGCGGGATTATCAAGCAGTGCTAAAGCTTTAAAAATGATTTCTAGCGCTTCTTCTTCTGTGGCTTATAGCTTACAGTTAACATCACCAGATATACCTGTTGTAATTGGTCATAATTATGAAATATCATTTTTCATCAAGTCCGATCAAACTGGAAAGGGCCGTTTATCCTTTAGTGGCTTATCAAATAACTATCCTTATAAAGATTGGTATAGTACAGGAGGTGCTTGGACGGAAGCATTCGCAACAAATTCACAATGGCAACAAGTTAAAATAACCGTTAACGATTTTACAGGTACAACATTTAAGTTGAACTTTGACTTAGGTTATTTACCTAATGTAACGTATTATATTGATGTAGATAATATAAAAGTTATTGACAAAGATGCAGCACCAGTTGTTGTAAACATGATTGCTAATAGCAAATTTGATAGTGATATAAATGGATGGTCAAAACAGAATGGAGCGTCTAATGCATTAAGTCTTGCAACATCCGCTGAAGCCTATGAAGGTAATGGCGCTATGAAAGTAATTACCGACGCAGCTAATAGTGGTGCTACTAGTCAATGGAAAACACAAATTCATTCTGATTTTACAGCTAATTTAACTGCAGGTAAAGAATATACAATCTCATACTTTATAAAATCTGAAGTTACTGGGTCTGTTCGTTGCTCAACAACAGGTACAGCCCGCTATCAAGGAGATCAAGCTACTTCACCAACTTGGAAACTTATAGAGTGGAAATTTACAGCAGATGGTGGGGAAACTGGCTTAAACTTTGATTTAGGAGGTATGGTTGGAACCTATTATGTAGACAATGTAGTCGTAACGACAGGAGCTATTGCTGGAGGTTCGGGTCCAACAATTATAGAAAAAACTGCTACTGAGAAAAAGGCAATTATTGAAGCTTCCATGACTGATTGGATTTCTAAAATGGTTGGTCATTATAAAACCGATGTGCATGCTTGGGATGTAGTGAACGAACCAATGAAAGAGGGTGGCTCTTTACGAGATGGGAACGTGACCGACTTAGCAACTGACGAATTTTATTGGGTTAAATATCTGGGCCAAGATTATGCCGTTAAAGCCTTTAAATTAGCTAGACAATACGGAAATCCCACAGACAAGTTATTTATAAATGATTATAATTTAGAATACAACCTAGCCAAATGTGATGGTTTAATTACTTATGTGCAATATATAGAAAGTCAAGGAGCTACTGTTGATGGTATAGGCACACAAATGCACCTTTCATTAAATAGTGACAGAGACAAAATTGTGCAAATGTTTCAAAAACTAGCTGCTACTGGCAAGTTGATTAAAATTTCTGAGCTTGATATAAGATTAGGAACTAAATCGCCAACTCCTGCCCAGTTGGCTTCACAAGCAGAAATGTATCAATATGTTATAGACATGTATAAAAAATATACTCCTGAAAATCAACAATATGGAATAACTATATGGGGTGTATCAGACAATGCAAATGAACATGAATATTGGTTGCCAGATGAGTCTCCAAATGTTTGGGATGCAAATTATAATCGTAAACACGCTTATAAAGGTGTTGCTGATGGACTTGCTGGTCGCGACATAAGTGCAGAATTCACTGGAGAACTTATATTAAATAAATAA
- a CDS encoding glycoside hydrolase family 43 protein, producing the protein MPESSSKNIDFDSLNEKAISQPLVSHIYTADPSAHVFNNKIYIYPSHDIDAGIPFNDNGDHFGMEDYHVLSMENINAKTIDNGIALHVNDVPWAEKQMWAPDAAFKNGKYYLVFPAKNKEGVFQIGVAVSDSPIGPFKAESLPIKGSYSIDPAVYEDEDGSFYCYFGGIWGGQLQKYRNNVYNESNELPKANEPALGPIVAKMTDDMLQFIEEPKEIKILDEYGNLLLEGDNKRRFFEASWIHKYHGKYYFSYSTGDTHFICYAIGDSPYGPFTYTGRILNPVVGWTSHHSICEVEGKWYLFYHDSSLSKGVTHLRSVKVAEITYNEDGTINTLNPYKE; encoded by the coding sequence ATGCCAGAAAGCAGTTCAAAAAATATCGATTTCGATAGTTTAAACGAAAAAGCCATTTCTCAACCTTTAGTATCTCATATATATACGGCTGATCCATCGGCTCATGTGTTTAATAATAAAATTTATATTTATCCATCGCACGATATTGATGCCGGTATTCCATTTAATGATAATGGCGACCATTTTGGAATGGAAGACTATCATGTATTATCTATGGAGAATATTAATGCAAAAACCATAGATAATGGTATTGCATTGCATGTAAATGATGTGCCTTGGGCAGAAAAGCAAATGTGGGCACCCGATGCAGCTTTTAAAAATGGAAAATATTATTTAGTATTTCCAGCTAAGAACAAGGAAGGTGTTTTTCAAATAGGGGTAGCTGTCAGCGATTCTCCAATTGGACCGTTTAAAGCCGAATCACTACCAATTAAAGGAAGTTATAGTATAGATCCTGCGGTTTATGAAGATGAAGACGGAAGTTTTTATTGCTATTTTGGCGGTATTTGGGGTGGTCAGCTTCAAAAGTATCGAAACAATGTTTATAATGAGTCAAATGAATTACCAAAAGCTAATGAACCCGCATTGGGTCCCATTGTTGCAAAAATGACTGATGATATGTTGCAATTTATTGAAGAGCCTAAGGAAATTAAAATACTTGATGAATATGGAAACTTGCTTTTAGAAGGCGATAATAAACGACGTTTTTTTGAAGCTTCTTGGATACATAAATACCATGGGAAGTATTATTTCTCATATTCAACTGGTGATACACACTTCATCTGTTATGCTATTGGAGATAGTCCATATGGACCATTTACATACACAGGAAGAATTTTAAACCCCGTAGTAGGGTGGACGTCTCATCATTCTATTTGTGAAGTAGAGGGTAAGTGGTATTTGTTTTATCATGACTCTAGCTTATCTAAAGGTGTGACGCATTTACGATCTGTTAAGGTAGCGGAAATTACTTATAATGAAGATGGAACAATAAATACTTTAAATCCTTATAAGGAATAG
- a CDS encoding MFS transporter: protein MNSTSQKLSIKEKIGYSLGDLAANLVFQTLVTYLAYFYTDIYGLSPKDSSIIMLVVGLIAAFIFNPIIGAIADRTNSKWGKFRPWILWTAVPLGIVSLLAFSTPDFAYKGKVIYAVVTYTFLLLLYAANNLPYSALSGVITGDMGERNSLSSYRFVAVMFAQFFVQVFMLGIIKSAGDGDKAIGIEKVMTVLAIVGTIMLLITFFTTKERVVPKPEQKSSVKEDLGDLMKNKPWLIMLSLTLLVFVTLAMKGGSYVYYFENYVDKDNLATFIQPILDFMSSIGLNHFGDDPISAGFGLFNAGGIIFMIIGITFSKKLADKYGKRDVFAVFLFISTLFIMAFYFFPPTSIKLIFISQILHGFFYGITIPILWAMIADVADYSEWKNNRRATAIIFSAMMIGLKAGLSIGGALTSWFLGVFDYIPNSLIQPETAVKGIKLLVSVFPSIPFLIGVGLLFFYEINKKMEVKLESDLKERRLNLPPKL from the coding sequence ATGAATTCAACTTCACAAAAATTATCCATCAAAGAAAAGATAGGATATAGCTTAGGAGACCTTGCTGCTAATTTGGTTTTTCAAACGTTAGTTACTTATCTAGCTTATTTCTATACAGATATTTATGGTCTTTCACCTAAAGATTCGTCCATAATCATGCTGGTTGTTGGGTTAATTGCAGCTTTTATTTTTAATCCAATTATTGGAGCTATAGCAGATAGAACAAATAGCAAATGGGGGAAATTCAGACCCTGGATATTATGGACGGCAGTTCCGTTAGGTATAGTCTCATTATTAGCTTTTAGTACCCCAGATTTTGCATATAAAGGAAAGGTTATATATGCGGTAGTGACTTATACATTTCTTCTTTTATTATATGCTGCCAATAATTTGCCTTATTCAGCATTGAGTGGTGTTATTACAGGCGATATGGGAGAAAGAAATAGTTTGTCTTCTTATCGATTTGTCGCCGTTATGTTTGCTCAATTTTTTGTTCAAGTATTCATGTTGGGTATTATTAAAAGTGCAGGCGATGGGGATAAAGCCATTGGTATAGAAAAAGTAATGACTGTATTGGCTATTGTAGGTACTATTATGCTTTTAATTACCTTCTTTACTACAAAAGAGCGTGTTGTTCCTAAACCAGAACAAAAATCGAGCGTTAAAGAAGATTTAGGAGATTTGATGAAAAATAAACCTTGGCTTATAATGCTATCACTTACTTTGTTAGTATTTGTTACTCTTGCCATGAAAGGCGGATCTTATGTTTATTATTTTGAAAACTATGTTGATAAAGACAATTTAGCAACTTTTATTCAGCCCATATTAGATTTTATGTCTTCAATAGGACTTAATCACTTTGGTGACGATCCTATTTCTGCTGGCTTTGGATTATTCAATGCAGGAGGTATCATTTTTATGATAATTGGAATTACTTTTTCTAAAAAATTAGCAGATAAGTATGGTAAAAGAGATGTTTTTGCTGTCTTCTTATTTATTTCAACCCTGTTTATCATGGCATTTTACTTTTTTCCACCAACATCTATAAAACTAATTTTCATATCTCAAATTTTACATGGGTTTTTCTATGGAATAACCATCCCCATTTTATGGGCGATGATTGCCGATGTTGCCGATTATTCCGAATGGAAAAACAATCGGAGAGCTACAGCTATTATATTTTCTGCAATGATGATTGGTTTAAAAGCGGGATTGAGTATAGGAGGCGCCTTAACATCATGGTTTTTAGGAGTTTTTGATTATATCCCTAATTCATTAATACAACCTGAAACCGCCGTAAAAGGCATTAAATTATTAGTAAGTGTCTTTCCTTCTATCCCTTTTTTAATTGGAGTTGGTTTGTTGTTCTTCTATGAAATTAACAAAAAAATGGAGGTTAAATTAGAATCTGATTTAAAAGAAAGAAGATTAAATCTACCACCTAAATTATAA
- a CDS encoding endo-1,4-beta-xylanase — protein MKTLKQFIFIVSILILANSCKENNDEKPSTVIALKEAYNENFYIGTALSENQILEKDSLVTALISKEFNSITSENIMKSMFIHPTKDAFDFKLTDKYIAFGKKHDMFIHGHTLIWHSQLAPWFSEIKDSTEMALATENHIKTIVSRYKGKINSWDVVNEALNEDGTLRKTAFLDALGEGYLALVFKWASEADSNTDLYYNDYNMTDVAKRKGAIRLVKKLQEKGIKIDGVGMQGHWHIDSPSIEEIEESILDYASLGVKVAITELDINLLPSPWDLVGADVNQNFEGSEKMNPYPKSLPDSIQTKLANRYQDIFKLFLKHQDKISRVTFWGVNDGQSWLNDWPIEGRTNYPLLFDREFKPKQAYDSIISLKK, from the coding sequence ATGAAAACATTAAAACAATTTATATTCATTGTATCCATACTAATTCTAGCTAACAGTTGTAAAGAAAACAATGATGAAAAACCATCTACAGTTATTGCACTAAAGGAAGCTTACAATGAAAATTTCTATATAGGAACGGCACTTAGCGAAAATCAAATATTAGAAAAAGATTCGTTGGTTACAGCATTGATATCAAAAGAGTTCAATAGCATTACTTCAGAAAATATTATGAAATCAATGTTTATCCATCCTACTAAAGATGCCTTTGATTTTAAATTAACTGATAAATATATAGCTTTCGGAAAAAAACATGATATGTTCATTCACGGACATACCTTGATATGGCACAGTCAATTAGCTCCCTGGTTTTCAGAAATAAAGGATAGCACAGAAATGGCTTTAGCTACGGAAAATCATATAAAAACTATTGTTAGTAGGTATAAAGGAAAAATAAATTCTTGGGATGTGGTGAATGAAGCATTAAATGAAGATGGCACTTTACGAAAAACAGCTTTTTTAGATGCTTTAGGTGAAGGTTATTTAGCGTTGGTTTTTAAATGGGCATCTGAAGCGGACTCGAATACAGATTTGTATTATAACGATTATAATATGACTGATGTAGCCAAAAGAAAAGGAGCTATAAGATTAGTAAAAAAGCTTCAAGAAAAAGGAATTAAAATTGATGGTGTTGGTATGCAAGGACATTGGCATATAGATTCTCCTTCAATTGAAGAAATAGAAGAAAGTATTTTAGACTATGCTTCTTTGGGAGTAAAAGTAGCTATTACAGAGTTAGATATAAACCTTTTACCAAGTCCATGGGATTTAGTTGGAGCTGATGTAAATCAAAATTTTGAAGGTAGTGAGAAAATGAATCCATACCCTAAAAGTTTACCAGATTCTATTCAAACAAAATTAGCAAATCGTTATCAAGATATATTTAAACTATTCTTAAAGCACCAAGATAAAATTAGTAGAGTAACCTTTTGGGGTGTAAACGATGGTCAATCTTGGCTTAACGATTGGCCTATTGAAGGACGAACCAATTATCCATTGCTCTTCGACAGAGAATTTAAGCCTAAACAAGCTTATGATAGTATTATAAGCTTGAAAAAATAA
- a CDS encoding glycosyl hydrolase 115 family protein — protein MTFLNTKRFFGLTFLFIYINSAFAIDINKYVVAKASNANFPLAANGKVASILVSETDFSGVLRVVSHLQNDLLNVAGILPNIFNDKSQIEDYMVIIGTLGKSSIIDQLVKEGKIDAIPLQGKWEKFTTQIVENPMAGVKKALVIAGSDKRGTIYGIYDLSSQIGVSPWYFWADVPVKKQSELHVLPGIHTLGEPKVKYRGFFINDEAPALTGWVYEKYGDFNAEFYDKVFELILRMKGNYLWPAMWPPRKFNVDDSQNAILADEYGIVMGTSHHEPLSRAHAEWNKSVNGDWDFNTNADGLKAFWKEGLKRMGTKETLITVGMRGDGDEAMSEETATDLLETIVKEQRKIIADVTGKPAEKTPQIWALYKEVQDYYDKGMQVPDDVTLLLCDDNWGNIRKLPSLDAKPRKGGYGIYYHFDYVGGPRNYKWLNTNQIERTWEQMHLAYEHGVDKVWIVNVGDIKPMEFPLQFFFDYAWDPEKWHADNLQDYYKLWANAVFGGIQTEAIADIMKKYIKYNARRKHELIDASTYSLHNYNEANAVIEQFNELAKKAQAINNELPEMYKDAYYQLVLFPVLASANLNELYVSAAKNNLYAKQGRTSTNFYAEKVKELFNKDKELTSYYHKEMAHGKWNHMMSQTHIGYEIWQEPKFNKIPETYKIDEADDAEMGVSMEGSNEWWSGTNEGAILPIFDSFNNQKYPIEIFNRGKEDFSYEIKSNATWVKISEPNGIIKNEKSITVSIDWDHAPKGVQNSVVTVIGAGKQVPIHIKINNLNPSHVDGFVENNGFISINAKNFSNKYEPKQFQWKVVENLGKTDDAVISLPIKKGRVGLSKKSPKLSYNVNFQNKGKVKVHMYFSPTINYAPREGMYFGLSFNKETPTQINYDSDPNIFNYNGKVPSNWHSNVADNIKIITTEFEIDKAGNHTLNYYRIDEGLVLQKIIIETETSDLKSTYLGPPQSFKTN, from the coding sequence ATGACATTTTTAAATACCAAACGATTCTTCGGTTTAACATTTTTATTTATTTATATCAATAGCGCATTTGCTATTGATATAAATAAATATGTAGTAGCAAAGGCATCAAATGCAAATTTTCCTTTAGCAGCTAACGGTAAAGTAGCTTCTATATTAGTAAGCGAAACTGATTTTTCGGGAGTATTACGTGTGGTGAGTCATCTTCAAAATGATCTTCTGAATGTTGCAGGAATTCTACCAAATATTTTCAATGATAAATCGCAAATTGAAGATTACATGGTGATTATTGGGACTTTAGGTAAAAGTTCTATAATTGATCAATTAGTTAAAGAAGGTAAAATTGATGCCATTCCACTTCAAGGGAAATGGGAGAAATTCACGACCCAAATTGTTGAAAATCCAATGGCAGGTGTAAAAAAAGCATTGGTTATTGCTGGTTCAGACAAACGGGGGACTATTTATGGTATTTATGATTTGTCAAGTCAAATAGGTGTTTCGCCGTGGTATTTTTGGGCAGATGTACCTGTAAAAAAACAATCAGAATTACATGTGCTTCCTGGTATTCACACTTTAGGAGAACCAAAAGTTAAATACAGAGGCTTTTTTATAAATGATGAAGCGCCAGCTTTAACGGGTTGGGTTTATGAAAAATATGGTGATTTTAATGCTGAGTTCTATGATAAAGTTTTTGAGCTTATTCTTAGAATGAAAGGGAATTATTTATGGCCAGCTATGTGGCCACCAAGAAAGTTTAATGTTGATGATTCTCAAAATGCCATATTAGCAGATGAATATGGTATCGTTATGGGAACCTCACATCACGAACCATTATCACGTGCTCATGCCGAATGGAATAAATCTGTAAACGGAGACTGGGATTTTAATACCAACGCAGATGGCTTGAAAGCCTTTTGGAAAGAAGGTTTGAAGCGAATGGGAACTAAAGAAACTTTAATAACCGTTGGTATGCGTGGTGATGGTGATGAAGCGATGAGTGAAGAAACTGCAACAGATTTACTTGAAACAATTGTAAAAGAACAGCGTAAAATTATTGCAGATGTAACAGGCAAACCTGCTGAAAAAACACCTCAAATTTGGGCACTATATAAGGAAGTTCAAGATTATTATGATAAAGGCATGCAGGTTCCTGACGATGTAACATTATTGCTTTGTGACGACAATTGGGGGAATATTAGAAAACTACCTAGTCTCGATGCAAAACCTCGTAAAGGTGGTTATGGTATTTATTATCATTTTGATTATGTTGGCGGTCCTCGGAACTATAAATGGTTAAATACAAATCAGATTGAACGTACGTGGGAGCAAATGCATTTGGCTTATGAACATGGGGTAGATAAAGTATGGATTGTAAATGTAGGGGATATCAAACCAATGGAATTCCCTTTGCAATTTTTCTTTGACTATGCCTGGGATCCTGAAAAATGGCATGCCGATAATTTACAAGATTATTACAAACTATGGGCAAATGCTGTTTTTGGAGGTATTCAAACAGAAGCCATTGCAGATATCATGAAAAAATACATCAAGTATAATGCAAGAAGAAAACACGAATTAATAGATGCCTCAACTTACAGTTTACACAATTATAACGAAGCCAATGCAGTTATTGAACAGTTTAATGAACTAGCAAAAAAAGCACAAGCCATTAATAACGAACTCCCTGAAATGTATAAAGATGCCTATTATCAATTGGTGTTATTTCCTGTATTAGCAAGTGCAAATCTTAATGAACTCTATGTAAGTGCTGCAAAAAATAATCTGTACGCAAAACAGGGTAGAACATCTACAAATTTTTATGCCGAAAAAGTAAAAGAATTATTTAATAAAGACAAAGAATTAACGAGCTATTACCATAAAGAAATGGCTCATGGAAAGTGGAACCATATGATGTCTCAAACCCATATTGGTTACGAAATTTGGCAAGAACCTAAATTTAACAAGATACCCGAAACCTATAAAATTGATGAAGCCGATGATGCAGAAATGGGTGTCTCCATGGAAGGTTCTAATGAATGGTGGTCTGGAACTAACGAAGGTGCGATCTTACCAATTTTCGATTCCTTCAATAACCAAAAGTATCCTATTGAAATTTTTAACAGAGGAAAAGAAGATTTCTCATATGAAATTAAAAGTAATGCTACTTGGGTGAAAATATCAGAACCAAACGGTATTATCAAAAATGAAAAGAGCATTACAGTAAGTATTGATTGGGATCATGCCCCTAAAGGGGTTCAAAATTCTGTTGTAACTGTTATTGGAGCAGGAAAGCAAGTACCCATTCATATTAAAATAAACAACCTTAATCCATCTCATGTGGATGGGTTTGTAGAAAACAATGGATTCATTTCTATAAATGCTAAAAATTTCTCTAATAAATATGAACCAAAACAATTCCAATGGAAAGTGGTTGAAAATTTAGGTAAAACAGATGATGCTGTAATTTCTCTGCCAATAAAAAAGGGTAGGGTAGGGCTATCAAAAAAATCACCTAAGTTATCTTATAATGTTAATTTTCAAAACAAAGGAAAAGTAAAAGTGCATATGTATTTTTCTCCAACCATCAATTATGCGCCGAGAGAAGGTATGTATTTTGGTTTGTCTTTTAATAAAGAAACCCCAACTCAAATAAATTACGATTCAGATCCAAATATTTTTAATTATAACGGGAAAGTTCCTAGTAATTGGCATTCAAATGTAGCAGACAATATTAAAATTATTACAACAGAATTTGAAATTGATAAGGCAGGAAATCACACGTTGAATTATTATAGAATTGATGAAGGTTTGGTCCTTCAAAAAATAATTATAGAAACAGAAACAAGTGATTTGAAAAGTACTTATTTGGGTCCACCACAAAGCTTTAAAACCAACTAA